The window AGGTTTTAAAGTCTGTAGTAATTAATACTTTTTAAGATTGTATATTATTTGGCTATTTTATTAGGTGTTCGATTATGGTAAAAGAAGAAATATATAAATTCATTAGCAAAATAGAGGTTAAAACTAAAAAGATTTTATCAGGATATTTATCAGGTGATTATAAAAGTAGAAATAGAGGTTTTGGATTTGATTTTAACCAATTACGTGAATATCAAAATGGCGATGATATACGTTATATAGATTGGAAGGGTTCTGCAAAATCTAATCAATTATTAATAAGACAATATCTTGATGATAAAGATCGCTCAGTTTTTTTAGCAATAGATGTTTCAGGTTCTGTTTTTTATGGATCCCAAGATAAGTTAAAATTTGATTTAATATTTGAACTATCTACGTTATTAGCTTTAATATTTTTATATAGTAAAGATTCAGTAGGTCTAATATTATTTACTGATGAAATTGAACTTTTTATACCAGCAAAATCATCCCGTGCTCATATTATTGATGTAATTAATAAGCTCGTCTCTTTTAAGCCTAAATCTAAAGGTACTCATATTGATGGTGTTTTAAAGTTTATATCTAGAATGAAAATCAAAAATTCTTTAATATGCTTAATATCAGATTTTCTAATTGATTTTGATAAAAATTTACTAAGATATGCCTTAAAAAAACATGATATAATTGCATTTAGGTGTTTAGATGAAAGAGAAAGACATTTGCCTAATTTAGGAATACTTGATTTTAAGGATATAGAAACTGGTAATAGTTTTTGTATAAACACTAATATTAATAAAATTAATAATAACTTAGAATCCTGGTTTAAGACTCAGGAAGATATGTTTAAATTAGCAAAAGTGGACTTTTTTGATGCAATATCTTCAGAAAATTTTGAATATAGTCTTATTAATTTTTTATCAAGGCGTGTAAATAAAAACAATTAATAAATAGCTTATTTTAAAGAGGAATCATGGATTTGAATAATAATTTACCAAATGATATAGATTATGGTGATTACTATAAAGCATTAGATGTTTCTTTTTATGAATCTAATTTGGGTATAATAACTATAATTTTTTTTACTATTTTTATATTTATCGCTACACTATTATTATGTTATTTATTTTTAAAATTTAAAAGATCTTCCCCTGAATATATAGCAAAAAAAGAATTAGATAAACTGACAAAAGAAATAAATAATAATAAAAATACAATCGATTATTTATATTTTAAGTTGACTGAAATTTTAAAGAGATATATTTGCAAACGTTATGGAGTAAATTCTCTTGCAATGACAGATTCAGAATTAATTAATTATTTTGAGACTATTAATTGTACTCAAGAGATAAAATATAATATTAAGTTATTAATAAAAAACGCCCAAGATGCTAAATTTGCATTTTTTCAAGTTGCTAAAGAATCTTTAGAGTATGATGTAAGTAATACGATTTTATTAATAAATAATGTATCTAAATTGTCTAAAAATATTGTTGATCATAAGCAAATTTAAAATATTTTTTAATAACATTAATAATGCTTATATTAGATTCCTCTTGACAGATCTGGTAAAATATATAGGCATTACTTTTTTATACTTTAAATTTATTGTAAAAATATATTAGTTTAAAAAAATCTAAATAAAACCTAAAATTATAGGAAAAATAAAAATGGCAAAACACATTGGAGTAAAGTTACCTGAAGATCTTACTAATTTGCTCAAGCAAGGTAGAGCAGTTGCTATTTTAGCTACATTCTCAGAAAAAGGATTACCTCATACCACCCCAATACAATGTTTATATCCAAAAGGTTCAGAAAGCATTTTAATGTCTATACATAAGGATCATACTGGTTATCATAACATGGTCTGGCAAAAGAAAGTAATGTTATGTTTTCTGGATGATAATAATATTGCTTATAGCATTTTAGGAAGAGCGGGGGTAGTTAGAGCTCCTTCGATGGTTCATCCTCTTATGAATATAGTAAGGATCGATATAATAGATATAAAGAGTGATAGATCTTTATTAACTAAGGTTGATTCAGGTGTAAAGTGGAGCTATACTTCAGAGGATGCAGAAGAACTATCAAAATTATTAATGGATGAGTTAAAAGATATTGCACGTGTTCTTTAGTTATTAAAGAGTTTGGGAATACAAATTTATGAAAAATTTTTCATCAAAGTTGTTTATTATACTTTTTAATACGTTTGTAGTTTTGACTATTAATTATTCAGTGTGTTTAAACAATGGTATTAATACTATTGATCAAAAGGATACTGGTAATTGGTATGAGAAGCTTCATTGGTGGAGAAAAGCTAAACCAAGATATGAAGCGCTAGCTTCTTTAATGAAACAAATAAATAATAGTAAAAAAGATTTAACAGAAAAGTATAATCAAATTATAGGTAAATTTAATAAAACAATTACATCTTTAAAAATAGATAGTAATATTTTTTTAAGAAAGATAGATGAGAATATAGAGAAATTGAATAAACAACTTGAACAAGAATTTCTTGATGAAGATCAGGAGCTTATGAATAAACTTAATGATGAGAAAAAAATATTGGAAAATCTTAAAGTTAATTTTCAGTCATTAACTTTAATGAAAGACAAAATAGATAATTCTATTTCTAATGTTTTATCTGATCAATTAAAATCAGCGGAAAGTTATGAAGAAAGTGCCCTTAATAGTTTTGAAGAGATAGAAAAAGTACTTGATGATAAAAAAGCAAGAATTCTATACGAAACTATAGAGAATGCTGGTGACAATATTTTATTAATTAAAAATTATATCACCGGAGCGCTTAAGAATTATTTAGTTGAATCAGGTATAAAGCTTGATCAGATACTTTCCGTTTTAAATCAAAATATTCCAGTTTTAGAGTCTAAGGGCATCTATTTAAGAGATTTAACTAAAGAAGAGATTGAAGAACAAGAGAAATCTGAAAATTCCAAAAAAGAGGATATTCAAAAGAAACCTTTGCTTAAAGATAATGAAAAAAAAGAAAAAGTTTCTTGGTTTAAAAGAATACTGAGGGGCATTGGAAATTTCTTTAAGTATATTTTTTCCTTCTTTAAAAAATCATAATAAAATTACTTAAAAATTATTTTTAAAAAAATTTGATAAGATCTAGGAATTGTGATAATTTATTAAAAAAAAGTACTGCGGAAGTGGTGAAATTGGTATACACGCAGCCTTGAGGTGGCTGTGGGAGAAATCCCGTGTGGGTTCGAGTCCCTCCTTCCGCACCAATTTTTCAAGATAAATTAAAAAAAAAAGGAAACTATAATGAATCTTGCTTCACGCCCTTATCTAATTATAAGCTCTTTAGTTTGGTTTTCAATTACTGTGTTTGGTATATATTTTTTATTTAATATAAAGAAATATGTAAATTTCGGAATAGATCTTGTAGGAGGCACTTATTTAACTTTAGATGTTAAAGTAGAAGAAGCCGTTAAAAACGAACTTTTATCACGAATAGATGATGTAACTCAAAATTTAAAGAAGAAATCTATAGTACTTCCAAATTCTACTAAAATTAACGAATT of the Candidatus Babela massiliensis genome contains:
- a CDS encoding DUF58 domain-containing protein, which codes for MVKEEIYKFISKIEVKTKKILSGYLSGDYKSRNRGFGFDFNQLREYQNGDDIRYIDWKGSAKSNQLLIRQYLDDKDRSVFLAIDVSGSVFYGSQDKLKFDLIFELSTLLALIFLYSKDSVGLILFTDEIELFIPAKSSRAHIIDVINKLVSFKPKSKGTHIDGVLKFISRMKIKNSLICLISDFLIDFDKNLLRYALKKHDIIAFRCLDERERHLPNLGILDFKDIETGNSFCINTNINKINNNLESWFKTQEDMFKLAKVDFFDAISSENFEYSLINFLSRRVNKNN
- a CDS encoding pyridoxamine 5'-phosphate oxidase family protein, with protein sequence MAKHIGVKLPEDLTNLLKQGRAVAILATFSEKGLPHTTPIQCLYPKGSESILMSIHKDHTGYHNMVWQKKVMLCFLDDNNIAYSILGRAGVVRAPSMVHPLMNIVRIDIIDIKSDRSLLTKVDSGVKWSYTSEDAEELSKLLMDELKDIARVL